One genomic window of Candidatus Pseudobacter hemicellulosilyticus includes the following:
- the miaB gene encoding tRNA (N6-isopentenyl adenosine(37)-C2)-methylthiotransferase MiaB, whose amino-acid sequence MLDLITEKRHDEARQGEAFAPFAHDINPYHKRFYIESYGCQMNFADSEVVAAILQEGGFGATRNFEEADLILINTCSIREKAEQTVRKRLTELRKVKQQNPGALIGVLGCMAERLKAKFLEEEKLVDLVVGPDAYRTLPGLVTEAGNGQKAVNVLLSREETYADIAPVRLDSNGVTAFVSIMRGCNNMCTFCVVPFTRGRERSRDAHSIVAECQDLFNTGYKEVTLLGQNVDSYYWINGTTTEGEVVNFARLLEMVAQIDPSLRVRFSTSHPKDITEAVLQTMAKYQNICRYIHLPVQSGSTRVLQLMNRTYTREWYMAKVERIRAIMPDCGISSDIIAGFCTETEEEHQETISMMTFSRYDMSYMFFYSERPGTLAARRYTDDVPEEVKKRRLEEIVLLQNRLSLESNQRDIGKTFQVLIEGDSKRSPDDWKGRNSQNKVIVFPKGDHALNKGDYAMVTISDCTVATLLGEVKR is encoded by the coding sequence ATGTTGGATCTGATCACTGAAAAAAGGCATGATGAAGCGCGTCAGGGAGAGGCATTCGCTCCCTTCGCCCATGATATAAATCCTTACCACAAGAGATTTTACATAGAAAGCTATGGATGCCAGATGAACTTTGCCGATAGCGAGGTGGTGGCCGCCATCCTTCAGGAAGGTGGTTTTGGTGCTACCCGGAACTTTGAAGAGGCTGATCTGATCCTGATCAATACCTGCTCCATCCGCGAGAAAGCGGAGCAGACCGTTCGCAAACGGCTCACCGAACTGCGCAAGGTAAAACAGCAGAACCCCGGCGCCCTGATCGGCGTACTGGGCTGTATGGCGGAAAGACTGAAAGCAAAATTCCTGGAAGAAGAGAAACTGGTAGACCTGGTAGTAGGCCCTGACGCCTACCGGACCCTTCCGGGCCTGGTCACCGAAGCAGGGAACGGCCAGAAAGCAGTGAACGTACTGCTGAGCCGCGAAGAGACCTATGCAGATATTGCTCCCGTCAGATTAGACAGCAACGGCGTGACCGCTTTTGTAAGCATCATGCGCGGCTGTAACAATATGTGTACCTTCTGCGTGGTGCCCTTTACCCGGGGCCGGGAACGCAGCCGGGACGCCCATTCCATTGTAGCGGAATGCCAGGACCTGTTCAATACCGGTTATAAGGAGGTTACCCTCCTGGGCCAGAACGTAGACAGCTACTACTGGATCAATGGTACTACCACCGAAGGCGAAGTGGTGAATTTTGCCCGCCTGCTGGAAATGGTAGCCCAGATAGATCCCAGCCTGCGCGTCCGCTTCTCCACTTCTCACCCCAAGGACATCACCGAAGCCGTGCTGCAGACCATGGCGAAATACCAAAATATCTGCCGCTATATCCACCTGCCCGTTCAAAGCGGCTCCACCCGCGTGCTGCAGCTTATGAACCGCACCTATACCCGCGAATGGTATATGGCCAAGGTGGAAAGGATCCGCGCCATCATGCCGGACTGCGGCATCAGTTCCGATATCATTGCCGGTTTCTGCACAGAAACCGAGGAAGAACACCAGGAAACCATCAGCATGATGACATTCAGCCGGTATGATATGAGCTATATGTTCTTCTACAGCGAACGTCCCGGCACCCTGGCCGCACGCCGCTATACAGATGATGTACCCGAAGAAGTGAAGAAAAGACGGCTGGAAGAGATTGTGCTATTGCAGAACCGCCTGAGCCTGGAAAGCAACCAGCGCGATATAGGCAAAACATTTCAAGTATTGATTGAAGGCGATTCCAAGAGAAGTCCGGACGACTGGAAAGGCCGCAATTCTCAAAATAAAGTGATCGTATTCCCGAAAGGGGACCATGCATTGAACAAAGGAGATTATGCAATGGTTACTATTTCAGATTGCACCGTGGCAACATTGCTCGGCGAAGTGAAACGATAA
- a CDS encoding sigma-54 dependent transcriptional regulator — translation MDIQSIKNRFGIIGNSPALNFALQVASQVANTDLTVLINGESGVGKEAFSQIIHALSARKHNPFIAVNCGAIPEGTIDSELFGHEKGSFTGAVDSRKGYFETVNGGTIFLDEIGEMPLGTQARLLRVLETGEFIRVGSSKVQKTDVRVIAATNKDLLEFTQKGRFREDLYYRLSTVPIRVPALRDRPEDIPLLFRRFAVDFADRYKTSPVQLEEEAKNVLIHYSFPGNVRELKNIAEQISVLASDKMVNTQELQRFLPSDREMNRLPAVVPHSNGAGSNGHEFANEREILYKLFFDMKKDVTELKKMFVEILQNPGVAVQNQALINELKNKEYAPPAIIQPAVPAVAQPVMIHHEEDIHHHEEVEESLNIMDKEKELIIKALKKHKGKRKDAATDLGISERTLYRKLKEYDIKE, via the coding sequence ATGGATATCCAATCAATTAAAAACCGTTTCGGCATTATTGGCAATTCACCTGCGCTGAACTTTGCCCTTCAGGTGGCGTCGCAGGTGGCCAATACAGACCTCACCGTTCTCATCAATGGCGAAAGTGGCGTAGGTAAGGAAGCTTTCTCCCAGATCATCCATGCGCTGTCCGCCCGTAAACACAATCCCTTCATTGCCGTAAACTGCGGCGCTATCCCAGAAGGCACCATTGACTCCGAGCTGTTTGGCCATGAGAAAGGGTCATTCACCGGCGCCGTGGACTCCCGCAAAGGGTATTTTGAGACCGTTAACGGCGGCACCATTTTTCTGGATGAGATCGGGGAAATGCCCCTGGGCACCCAGGCCCGTCTCCTGCGCGTACTGGAAACCGGTGAGTTCATCCGCGTTGGTTCGTCCAAAGTTCAGAAAACGGACGTCCGCGTGATTGCCGCCACCAATAAGGACCTGCTGGAATTCACACAGAAAGGCAGGTTCCGGGAAGACCTCTACTACCGCCTCAGCACTGTTCCTATCCGCGTACCCGCCCTGCGGGACCGGCCCGAAGATATTCCCCTCCTGTTCAGAAGGTTTGCCGTTGATTTTGCAGACCGTTATAAAACATCTCCCGTCCAGCTTGAAGAAGAGGCGAAAAATGTGTTAATTCACTATTCCTTTCCCGGCAATGTGCGGGAGTTGAAGAATATTGCAGAGCAGATCTCGGTACTGGCCAGCGATAAAATGGTCAACACCCAGGAACTGCAGCGCTTCCTGCCCTCAGACCGGGAAATGAACCGCCTGCCCGCTGTAGTGCCCCATAGCAATGGCGCCGGCAGCAATGGCCATGAATTTGCCAACGAACGGGAGATCCTGTACAAGCTCTTCTTTGATATGAAGAAGGATGTAACAGAACTGAAGAAGATGTTTGTGGAGATCCTGCAGAACCCGGGCGTGGCTGTGCAGAACCAGGCCCTGATCAATGAGCTGAAGAACAAGGAATATGCACCGCCAGCCATCATACAGCCGGCCGTACCGGCTGTAGCGCAACCGGTCATGATACACCATGAAGAGGATATCCACCACCACGAAGAGGTGGAAGAATCCCTCAATATCATGGACAAGGAAAAAGAACTGATCATCAAAGCGCTCAAAAAACACAAGGGCAAACGCAAGGATGCCGCCACCGATCTGGGGATCAGTGAAAGAACATTGTACAGAAAGTTAAAAGAATATGATATCAAAGAATAA
- a CDS encoding LptE family protein — protein MISKNKFTAAWALLLVLFSGCYTFKDVSIPPEVKTIRINYIENKARYINPQLSPQLTDKLRQKINNQTRLTQVQTDDAHYDVSGTITGYTVSTAAISQQQASSNRLTVTIELSFKNNLDNTKDFEASVSRNFDFAATLSLQQAEAQLSETIIQNMVDEIFNRLFSNW, from the coding sequence ATGATATCAAAGAATAAGTTCACGGCCGCCTGGGCCCTGCTGCTGGTCCTGTTCTCGGGCTGTTACACCTTTAAGGATGTGAGTATCCCGCCCGAAGTGAAGACCATCCGCATCAATTATATTGAGAACAAGGCCCGGTATATCAACCCGCAGCTGAGCCCTCAGCTGACCGATAAACTAAGGCAGAAGATCAATAACCAGACCCGCCTCACCCAGGTGCAGACGGATGACGCCCATTATGACGTTTCGGGCACCATTACCGGTTATACGGTGTCAACAGCGGCTATCTCGCAGCAGCAGGCATCCAGTAACCGGTTGACAGTCACCATTGAACTGAGCTTTAAAAATAATCTGGACAACACCAAGGATTTTGAAGCATCTGTTTCCCGTAACTTCGACTTTGCAGCCACGCTCAGCCTGCAACAGGCCGAAGCGCAGCTGAGCGAGACCATCATCCAGAATATGGTGGATGAGATCTTCAACCGGCTTTTCTCCAACTGGTAA
- the secG gene encoding preprotein translocase subunit SecG, giving the protein MTILFLILIIIASIAIGLFILVQNPKGGGLAGNIAGFNSQFMGVKQTTDVLEKGTWVLAVVIGLLCLFSAVFIPSGTSSNFNTDTKAPSSQQATPPPAANPGTAPALPTQP; this is encoded by the coding sequence ATGACCATTTTGTTCCTGATCCTGATCATTATTGCCTCCATCGCCATTGGCCTGTTCATCCTGGTGCAAAATCCCAAAGGCGGCGGTCTGGCCGGTAATATCGCGGGTTTCAACTCCCAGTTCATGGGTGTTAAACAAACTACCGATGTACTGGAAAAAGGTACCTGGGTACTGGCGGTAGTGATCGGGTTGCTTTGCCTGTTCTCTGCTGTTTTCATTCCTTCAGGCACCAGCAGCAATTTCAACACAGACACTAAAGCGCCGTCCAGCCAGCAGGCTACGCCTCCGCCGGCAGCTAACCCCGGTACTGCACCCGCACTGCCGACTCAGCCTTAA
- the mltG gene encoding endolytic transglycosylase MltG, translating into MLKKLFLGLFIVIIAAAAFIGWRFFMPNTGFSEKHRYLYIRTGHANYTEVLQSIRDSNLVRNPGSFNWLAQRMDLPEKIRPGRYEIRKDMSLTAIVRMLRNGQQSPVNLVITKLRTKEDLAALIGRRFECDSASVMAFLNNADTVSAHGFDTSTIMATIYPNTYTYFWNSTPSTIFRKFFAAYEKVWSEDRIHKAKQLGLPPAAVYTLASIVEEETNAGEEKGTIASVYYNRYQKGMRLQADPTVKFALRDFGLRRIYEKHLTVNSPYNTYRVTGLPPGPICTPSLATLDAVLQMPSTNYIYFVAKSDFSGRHTFSETYQEHLKNAKAFQKALDSVQALKKAAKEDIGNSK; encoded by the coding sequence ATGTTGAAAAAATTGTTTCTCGGATTGTTTATCGTGATCATAGCAGCGGCAGCATTTATAGGATGGCGTTTCTTTATGCCCAATACCGGTTTTTCGGAAAAGCACCGCTATCTCTATATCCGCACCGGCCATGCTAATTATACGGAGGTACTGCAATCCATCCGCGACAGTAACCTGGTGCGTAATCCCGGTTCCTTCAACTGGCTGGCCCAACGGATGGACCTGCCGGAGAAGATCAGGCCCGGCCGATACGAGATCCGCAAGGATATGAGCCTTACTGCCATTGTCCGCATGCTGCGTAACGGCCAGCAATCCCCCGTAAACCTGGTGATCACCAAACTGCGCACCAAAGAAGACCTGGCCGCCCTCATCGGCCGCCGCTTTGAATGTGACTCGGCCTCTGTCATGGCCTTTCTCAACAATGCCGATACCGTCAGCGCCCATGGCTTTGATACCAGCACTATAATGGCCACCATTTATCCCAATACCTATACCTATTTCTGGAACAGTACACCCAGCACCATCTTCCGCAAATTCTTTGCAGCATATGAAAAGGTATGGTCTGAAGACCGTATCCATAAAGCGAAGCAGCTGGGCCTCCCCCCTGCCGCAGTATACACCCTGGCCTCCATTGTGGAAGAAGAGACCAACGCCGGGGAAGAAAAAGGTACAATAGCCAGCGTATATTATAACCGCTACCAGAAAGGCATGCGCCTCCAGGCCGACCCCACCGTTAAATTTGCCCTGCGCGATTTTGGCCTGCGCCGCATCTATGAAAAACACCTCACCGTCAACTCCCCCTACAATACCTATCGGGTAACCGGCTTGCCGCCAGGCCCTATCTGCACACCTTCCCTGGCCACCCTGGACGCTGTACTGCAGATGCCTTCCACCAATTATATCTATTTTGTGGCCAAAAGCGATTTCTCCGGCAGGCATACCTTCAGTGAGACCTACCAGGAACACCTGAAGAACGCCAAAGCCTTCCAGAAAGCGCTGGACTCCGTTCAGGCATTGAAAAAAGCAGCTAAAGAAGATATCGGAAACAGCAAATGA
- a CDS encoding YihY/virulence factor BrkB family protein: MTKIERIILNLSFVRFLTEKSKHIVLPGFDKVPLYDVIVFFMEQVRKTGLTERASAVSYNFIMAIPPTCLFLFTIIPHLPFIPKEAISVQLHSLITDMIPAPTYNAGIIDFIDSFLNQTQVGLISFGFILLIFFASNGMMGLMRSFNKNYFGFEKRSDLQSRWTAIRLTIIILGLLVATLILLSLQGVVLRWIGVSPEWIAIISPVRWLFIIALVLYAIGFIYKYAPAITKRWKLISPGSVLATSMSIIATLGFSIFVSNFGKYNALYGSIGTIIVLMILIYINSLVLIIGYELNVSIHSLKALAEERARHEQHAGNLSVPN; the protein is encoded by the coding sequence ATGACAAAGATCGAACGAATTATACTGAACCTTTCCTTTGTTCGGTTCCTGACAGAAAAGAGCAAGCATATCGTTTTACCGGGCTTCGATAAAGTACCCCTGTATGATGTGATCGTGTTCTTTATGGAGCAGGTACGCAAAACAGGACTGACCGAAAGGGCCTCTGCCGTGTCCTATAATTTTATCATGGCCATCCCGCCCACCTGCCTGTTCCTGTTCACCATTATCCCGCACCTGCCCTTTATTCCCAAAGAAGCCATCAGCGTGCAGCTGCATTCGCTGATCACGGATATGATCCCCGCTCCTACCTATAATGCCGGTATCATTGATTTCATTGACAGTTTCCTGAACCAGACACAGGTAGGTCTGATCAGCTTCGGTTTTATCCTGCTGATCTTCTTTGCCTCCAATGGCATGATGGGCCTGATGCGCTCCTTCAACAAAAACTATTTCGGCTTTGAAAAGCGGTCGGACCTGCAATCCCGCTGGACCGCTATCCGCCTCACTATCATCATCCTGGGCCTGCTGGTGGCCACGCTGATCCTGCTGTCCCTGCAGGGCGTGGTATTGCGCTGGATAGGCGTCAGCCCGGAATGGATAGCCATCATCAGCCCGGTGCGCTGGCTCTTCATCATTGCCCTGGTACTGTACGCCATAGGTTTCATTTACAAATATGCCCCCGCTATCACCAAGCGCTGGAAGCTCATTTCACCGGGCTCTGTACTGGCCACTTCCATGAGTATTATCGCCACCCTGGGCTTCTCTATTTTTGTGAGCAATTTTGGAAAATATAACGCCCTCTATGGATCCATTGGTACGATCATTGTGCTGATGATACTGATCTATATCAATTCCCTGGTGCTGATCATTGGTTATGAGTTGAACGTCAGTATCCACTCACTCAAGGCATTGGCTGAAGAAAGGGCCAGGCATGAGCAGCACGCAGGAAATCTCTCCGTCCCTAATTGA
- a CDS encoding thioredoxin family protein: protein MQKRTLRSLLLLPVAAMLAFTVSVVGDPLEIGAALPKAGQSLKDISGKTITLQSAIKDNGLLVMFSCNTCPVVINNQSRAKEACQAALDNKIGVVVLNSNEANRSSSESLAAMKAYAEGQGYTWFYAEDKNNELADAFGATRTPECFLFDKNGKLVYHGAIDDSPNKAEAVSRKHLNEAISELVSGKDISVKKSKSVGCSIKRI from the coding sequence ATGCAAAAGAGAACATTGCGGAGCCTGCTGCTCCTTCCTGTTGCGGCTATGCTGGCCTTCACGGTCTCAGTTGTGGGCGATCCGCTGGAGATCGGCGCAGCACTGCCCAAAGCAGGACAATCGCTGAAAGATATTTCGGGTAAGACCATCACCCTGCAATCCGCCATAAAAGACAACGGCCTGCTGGTGATGTTCAGCTGCAATACCTGCCCGGTGGTGATCAATAACCAGTCGCGGGCCAAAGAAGCCTGCCAGGCTGCACTGGATAATAAGATTGGAGTGGTAGTGCTCAATTCCAATGAGGCCAACCGCAGCAGTTCTGAGTCACTGGCCGCCATGAAAGCCTATGCCGAAGGCCAGGGCTATACATGGTTTTATGCGGAAGACAAGAACAATGAGCTGGCAGACGCCTTTGGCGCTACCCGCACTCCTGAATGCTTCCTGTTTGATAAGAACGGAAAGCTGGTTTACCATGGCGCAATAGATGATAGTCCCAATAAAGCAGAAGCCGTTTCACGGAAACACCTCAACGAGGCGATATCGGAATTGGTGAGTGGAAAGGACATCAGTGTGAAGAAATCCAAATCCGTTGGATGCAGTATCAAGAGAATCTGA
- a CDS encoding TlpA disulfide reductase family protein — protein sequence MRSLLSILLLAVGLCGSAQEIKKVKITDLETYIKQADHPLLVNFWATWCAPCVEELPWLDSAVRAFAGSKVELLLVSLDFDKDYPAAIEAFRKKHHYKATWYWLDETNADYFCPKIDARWDGNIPASLFINNKTGYRKFFSRQLTHRQVVPAIREMLELSTD from the coding sequence ATGAGATCTTTATTGAGCATCCTGCTACTGGCTGTGGGCCTTTGTGGTTCTGCCCAGGAAATAAAGAAGGTGAAGATCACGGATCTGGAAACCTATATAAAGCAGGCGGATCATCCGTTGCTGGTCAATTTCTGGGCCACCTGGTGTGCGCCCTGTGTGGAAGAGCTGCCCTGGCTGGATTCTGCCGTGCGTGCCTTTGCCGGCAGTAAAGTGGAACTGCTGCTGGTCAGCCTGGATTTTGATAAGGACTATCCCGCAGCTATTGAAGCCTTCCGCAAAAAGCATCATTATAAAGCTACCTGGTACTGGCTGGATGAAACCAATGCCGATTATTTCTGCCCGAAAATAGATGCCAGGTGGGATGGCAATATTCCCGCCAGTCTCTTCATCAATAACAAGACCGGATATCGAAAATTCTTTTCCCGCCAGCTGACCCACCGGCAGGTAGTGCCGGCTATCCGGGAGATGCTGGAGCTATCGACGGATTGA
- a CDS encoding RNA methyltransferase, whose protein sequence is MTPERTEKLTSVLNKRQNDITIVLENVFDPHNISAVMRTCDAVGVQEVYVLNTRIPRHKKWGARSSSSAAKWLTVHQFTDATACFAQLRQKYSKILTTHLSSDAVNVYGIDFTESLALVFGNEHSGVSEEIRALADGNFIIPQVGIIQSLNISVACAVTLYEAYRQKSNAGHYDQRKMEGGQLAGLLTEWGFYEGEPTGS, encoded by the coding sequence ATGACGCCCGAAAGAACTGAAAAACTGACCAGTGTCCTCAATAAACGGCAGAATGATATCACCATTGTGCTGGAGAATGTATTTGATCCGCATAATATATCCGCAGTGATGCGTACCTGTGATGCCGTGGGTGTACAGGAAGTGTATGTATTGAACACCCGTATTCCCCGCCATAAGAAATGGGGGGCCAGGAGCAGCAGCAGTGCGGCCAAATGGCTAACGGTACACCAGTTCACGGATGCCACTGCCTGTTTTGCCCAGTTGCGGCAGAAATATTCAAAGATACTGACCACGCACCTCAGCAGTGATGCGGTCAATGTTTATGGCATTGATTTTACGGAAAGCCTGGCGCTGGTGTTCGGCAATGAGCACAGCGGGGTGAGCGAGGAGATCCGGGCTTTGGCGGACGGTAATTTCATTATCCCGCAGGTGGGCATTATCCAATCATTGAATATCTCCGTAGCCTGTGCCGTAACCCTGTATGAAGCCTACCGGCAGAAATCGAATGCGGGTCATTATGACCAGCGTAAAATGGAAGGAGGCCAGCTGGCCGGCCTGCTGACGGAATGGGGTTTTTATGAGGGCGAACCAACAGGCTCGTAA